In Cytophagales bacterium, the following are encoded in one genomic region:
- a CDS encoding helix-turn-helix domain-containing protein, which translates to MNLLFLFASIGVLNGFIVCMYLILKKNRSLAELYFGGLLLALSIRIGKSILYYFDRETDLLVLQIGLSFCLFIGPLFYLFLKHKLRPTSSAKRSDHFLLIGLVLVIALLGVIYPYRGYPEKWNGAIIHFIYGTWSFFTLVGIGSLLRQWNQIERQSSQSDQFYLLVIVTAYLFITLTYQLALYTGVFYIWGSLIFTVSFYVLLGRILTRKKEILPKVVAQPLTNGEDMMHQVQTTMEAQKLFLNPRLKLDDLATATDLSRHVLSKLLNEVYPNGFSQFIKEYRVQEAKQLIKDHPEWSLEGVGQEAGFSSRSSFFEAFKKVESRTPAQFRKTLMLETSPE; encoded by the coding sequence ATGAACCTACTTTTCCTGTTTGCAAGTATTGGTGTTCTCAACGGATTTATAGTCTGCATGTACCTGATCCTCAAAAAGAACAGGTCATTAGCGGAGTTGTATTTCGGAGGCCTGCTGCTTGCTCTGAGCATCAGAATCGGGAAATCCATTCTTTACTACTTTGATCGGGAAACAGATCTGCTGGTACTACAGATCGGCCTGTCTTTCTGCCTATTCATCGGTCCGCTTTTTTATCTCTTTTTGAAGCATAAGTTACGGCCAACAAGCTCTGCTAAGCGTAGTGATCATTTCCTACTGATTGGATTGGTTTTAGTGATTGCTCTGTTGGGAGTTATCTATCCATACAGAGGCTATCCGGAAAAATGGAATGGAGCCATTATTCATTTCATATATGGCACCTGGTCCTTTTTTACCTTAGTAGGCATTGGCTCATTGTTGCGACAGTGGAACCAGATCGAACGGCAATCTTCACAATCTGACCAGTTCTACTTGCTGGTGATCGTCACTGCTTATTTGTTCATCACCCTGACCTATCAATTGGCCTTGTACACGGGCGTTTTCTATATCTGGGGCTCGTTGATCTTCACAGTTAGTTTCTACGTGCTTCTAGGACGAATTTTGACGAGGAAGAAGGAAATATTACCGAAGGTTGTTGCTCAGCCGCTGACAAATGGCGAAGACATGATGCATCAGGTACAAACGACAATGGAAGCCCAAAAGTTATTTCTAAATCCACGATTGAAACTTGATGATTTAGCGACAGCCACAGATTTATCCAGGCATGTGCTTAGCAAGCTGTTAAATGAAGTTTATCCAAACGGCTTCTCCCAATTCATAAAAGAATATAGGGTCCAGGAAGCAAAACAACTGATCAAAGATCATCCTGAATGGTCATTGGAAGGAGTGGGGCAGGAAGCAGGTTTCAGTTCCCGGTCTTCTTTTTTTGAGGCCTTCAAAAAAGTAGAATCAAGGACTCCTGCTCAATTCCGGAAAACACTTATGTTAGAAACTAGTCCAGAATGA